From a single Streptomyces sp. NBC_01264 genomic region:
- a CDS encoding ATP-binding protein: MISHSRRHCVVELQALPLRIGQIRRIVSAQLRHWQLDPLIDRAALGVTELLSNVHRHAQPDKTCTVEIELRLGRLTVSVYDSDPRLPQLRHSAATAGAPRPAEGSPIDALETSGRGLALVEALSEAWGARQQDDSPGKVVWFSLRAAPGPAAPERHPVLLTEKPEHRTAKKAVREPAPAPPVAAPPEPVSAGLSVTASVGARPG, encoded by the coding sequence GTGATCAGTCATTCCCGCAGGCACTGCGTCGTCGAACTGCAGGCCCTGCCCTTGCGGATCGGACAGATCCGCCGAATCGTTTCGGCGCAACTGCGCCACTGGCAGCTCGATCCGCTCATAGACCGGGCTGCGCTCGGCGTGACGGAGCTGCTCAGCAACGTCCACCGCCATGCGCAGCCGGACAAGACCTGCACGGTCGAGATCGAGCTGCGCCTCGGTCGGCTGACCGTGTCCGTCTACGACAGCGATCCCCGGCTTCCGCAGCTGAGGCACTCGGCGGCGACGGCCGGGGCCCCGCGCCCCGCGGAGGGTTCACCGATCGACGCCCTGGAGACCTCCGGCCGCGGGCTCGCGCTCGTGGAGGCGCTCAGCGAGGCGTGGGGAGCCCGGCAGCAGGACGACAGCCCGGGCAAGGTCGTGTGGTTCTCGCTGCGCGCCGCCCCCGGCCCGGCCGCACCGGAGCGCCACCCGGTGCTCCTCACCGAGAAGCCGGAGCACCGGACCGCGAAGAAGGCCGTACGGGAGCCCGCGCCGGCCCCGCCCGTCGCCGCACCCCCCGAGCCGGTCTCCGCCGGCCTGTCGGTGACCGCCTCGGTCGGCGCCCGGCCCGGGTAG